The window TTGTCTATAtaatatttctccttctttctgGCTCCTCTAACTTTCCACAGAGCTTTGAAAGATATGGAGCAAGATTATGCAACACTCCCTTCATCCACATTCCTCCTGTCCATCAAGCACTTCTTCAGGGAAAGGAGTCAAAAAGCTTGGGGCAGAAGTGGCAGGATTATGTTCTACTGCTCCTTATGGTGTTGGACAGAAATTGGGATGAAGGACTTAGTACATATGGAATCTTTTACCCTTTCCCCAACTCCTCTACCCTCTCTCCCCACCACGATTCCTACTGACTTGGAAAACCACAAATAATACTCCACCATGTCAGTGCTCCAATTAACACTTTTCTCTCAGACAAGGGAAGAAACTTAATTAATACCTTTGTTACTTCCATGGCAACACCTTCAGGTAAGTTTCGTTGAATATATTCCAAATAAACATCTGCTGTGCTTCCAGTTAAATGTTGTAactaagggaaaaacaaaaatgtttattatctaCTAGAGCATTATGCCACACAATGAATCAATTCACAAACACTTTGAAATGTCTTAGAGACCTTAGAAATAATCTAATCCAATTTTCTCAATTgcaaaaagaggaaattgagacccttagaagggaaatgacttgctttaggtcacacaactaattaataATAGAACCTATAGTAAAAATTCAGATCTCATACTATATAAATCTTATTGGGGGGGGAAACTCACAAGTGGGATTATTTCTATATGTTTTGTATTTCCCTTCTAGCCTGtaaactcaaaaaaagaaaagaggcttATAAATTTGCTGCTAAATATGAAAAACATAAAACCCAAGAAGACTGAGTAAATTTCTCAAGCTTAATTAATTTACTGAAGGTGTCAAAATATCAGATTAAATAATATATCCTCTGATTCAACACTGCCAACTGGTATGTCATAGATTTATAAAAAGTATTGattatactattattatattaaagatattatctttAATGTAAAAGAGAGGATTTTGAGGGAAACATAAGAACTATTAAAATGCTACTATTTTTTGCAACATAGTAATGAAAAGTGTTACTGGAAAAGACACACAAATTTCCATATAACAATTAAGAATTTAATTAACCCAACATGCCAATCCCTTGTATTAAGCACACATGACACTTTAGGATGAACTTTTCTATCTTCAAGTCAAAGAGCTGGAGCTGGCAAAAATAAGCAAGCTTATTCATTCAATATGTCATCACATAAAATGCAGAAcctttcaaataaatattatctGGATTTCCCGTCTGAAATCAACTGACCTCTAAACATCTGTAATATGTTCTCATTTCATACTGAACTCTGTGCTTCTTGAAAATATGTACTGATTTGAGAAGAGTAAGACGTTCTATTTTCCTTGGAGGTTCATGTCTAAAAAGAAACAAGCCAAATAAAGCACTTAAGACAAGTGATATTAAATCCCAAGTGAATTTCAACACTTGGTTACATAGCTTTGCTTAGTCTAGCTAATTAACCAAATTAGTTTCCAATCTTCAACTGTCAAATCTGCTAACTGTAACTATAACTGCTATGCATAATTCACATTCATAAATGCTAGTATTTaaccttttcaaaaaaaaaactggtgaGACACAGTCTTATTGTCTGCATCCGTGAAATGTGTAAGGTCAACTCAGTGTGTTAAAGTAACAGCATTTTGCTCTAAAAGATTTTGCAAATTTCAAGAAAGATAGAAATTACCATAAAAGCCTAAATAcactgtttatttttaaattttgtaaaaatgatgaCAGCCCACCTCAGAACCAGGAAGAggtgagtttaaatcctacctctgacacatactggcattgtgaccctgggtaagtcacttaacttctcaaagtTCTAAGATAGTCTTTAAGATAAGTTACATTAAAGACATTGAACTGCAATGATGCATCACAGGTCTAGGCTCTAATCCCTAAAAAATGGTTCTTACTGTTCTTGACTAGACAATACATGCTAAATAACCCAACAGGCTTAATTTAGTACCAGAGGAAGCAGGTAAAGGAACAAAACTGTTCTACTTAATCTCTCCCTAATGGCAAAAAAAGTCACAGGAAGTCATCTGTTACAGAAATTCAAATAGCCTATAGCTGATGCTTAATGGACAATAGCATTCACCATACCAAATCTAGAGATAATCCTAAAACCCATGTTCTGAGTTATTCTTAAATGCCCTTTTCCTGGTTTAGAAAGCCCTTGTAATATTGCAGGGCAGCATCAGTAGTGAAAAGATACTTACACCTTTTTAATGGAGATACCAAGCTCTTTAGCAGCAAGTACAGCAAAGTATTCATAACTATCTAACACAGCTCTATCATGGCCTTTTACTAAAACTGAGAGGTGTTTATATAATGTGTCTGGTTCATCAGAAATGGAGATCTAaagttaaataaagaagaaaaaaattatcataaattcttatttaattctcaAAATTAGTACATCATCCCCGCTATTTGTAAGGTCCCAGATTTTACTAgccaaagggaaagaaatgacagTGAAAGTTATTACATACTTCTTAACCATCCTTTTCTTAAACTATGCAGAATATTAAATGTCAGAGAATTTCAACACTACCATAGCCAAACAAGATCTACACAAAATTAAGTCAAGAGTTTTTTCATAAGGTAATGATGTACCTCGTCATCAGAACATTTAAAAGTAATTTGACAGGAAAAAATTTATAGGTAATTTATGAAAactcttttttccaattaagGCAAATATGCAACATCAAAGGAATAAATAATTAACTCTTTAATTTTGTTCCTGTACATATAATCTAACTCTGAAACCCTAACCTACAACAGTTACTCATTTTTAGCTAAAGAGTTATGACATTGTATATAACTGCTCCTATTCTGCCACCTTAATATTTCTGAGTCACCTccctgaggaaaataaaatttccccCCCAAGTGTTTATTGAATGGTACCACATCATACTTTACTCCCAAAAGGTGATCTTTTTACTCCCAACAGCAACTTCCATAAAGTAAACTTTcaaagagcaaaaacagaaattCTGTAATTGTAGATATTGCCCAGGTGAATCAGGGTTTTCTGATTCAGTTTTGGGAAGGGGGGAGTAGTagcagggaaggaagaggaggcagGATTATTCTATGTCATTTTCTATACTTAATCCTTCACTGCTTTTAATGAGCATTACTTAAATGGtgcatattataaaaataaaaatattttcaagaagaatacaaaaacttttaaaaaaagagaaaactactTCCCACAAAAATGACATGATTTATTGCTTGTTATTCTGCCAtgccaaataaaaaaatatcttacCATTCACTCTGTACTAAATTAAGACTAGTAAAATTAGTAGAAATAGCAGAAACCCTGAAGAGCTATTATGTTACAATATAGTTTAAGTAAAAAGTGCTAGATTTGGGAGAACTGAAAACTAGAAAGGCTGGGTTCAAGTCTACACTTTATCACTTCCTCATTCTTTGATTATAGTACATGCTACATAGTTTCCTTAACTCTTGGTCTCTTCATCTCTCAAGTAGCACTAATAATACCTTTCTGATTTAAGGAATTGCCTTATATAATTGTGAGCTATTCAATAAAATTACTTCTTCCAAGGCACTTAAATAGCACCCTTCTGCccagaatgactgaatgaatacaCAATATATCAGTGCAGTTCATAGAGTATTTTATTCCCTCCCACTGCAGGTTTACCATTACCCTAAAAATTTCTTACCTCTAAAACTTTGGCTGCACAATTAGGCAAATGACCCCAAGTGaaatgtgagaaaaatatttttttgcctctttctaGTATTAACACTAAAATAAATAGCACAAATATAGAATACATACCTTAGGTTTATCTATATCAGTCCTGACATCCATATGCAAGCATGAAAACTGCACCCATTTCATGTGGGTATGGCTAAACATAAAAATCAAGAAGACTGAGTAATCTATccaaatttctgttttgttaTCCAAATCAGAATTACTGAATGTTATACTTACAGAAGAAAACCATCTCTCTTTGCTGTAATGTTCTTAGGATGGTTTAGAGAAAAGATTCCTggactctaaaaaaaaaaaaaaaattaaaagatattagttccagataaaaaaatttttaagtaataatggctacttttaaaaatatccttataGGTAAGACATCTTCCCACAGCTTCAGTAAAACAAGGTATGTATAAACATTTCTTCATGGTACTCTCCTAGCtcccaaaagcaaaaaaattcaattctttatcccttaaccccccccccactctttcctctcctaatgTCTGtctttaatttttgaagaagaccatgacatcagggatgaggtgatgccatgaaaagcaaatgaactggattttaaTGAAGGGAGGAACTGTcaagtcactggcctcactttctcctccagaaccatctgctccagtgaccagttatgaatcaggaggGTACAGATTAATAATTG is drawn from Macrotis lagotis isolate mMagLag1 chromosome 5, bilby.v1.9.chrom.fasta, whole genome shotgun sequence and contains these coding sequences:
- the MRPS10 gene encoding small ribosomal subunit protein uS10m isoform X1, with amino-acid sequence MRASSLEPRTSEPEGTRSLGPSVHHSINGSIVKLLLGARRREAGDGACPKSETTNSGTKLVSPGIFSLNHPKNITAKRDGFLLHTHMKWVQFSCLHMDVRTDIDKPKISISDEPDTLYKHLSVLVKGHDRAVLDSYEYFAVLAAKELGISIKKVHEPPRKIERLTLLKSVHIFKKHRVQYEMRTYYRCLELQHLTGSTADVYLEYIQRNLPEGVAMEVTKTRLEQLPEHIKEPLWEMVGKEEKASKA
- the MRPS10 gene encoding small ribosomal subunit protein uS10m isoform X3 yields the protein MKSDDWRWPEAIKSPGIFSLNHPKNITAKRDGFLLHTHMKWVQFSCLHMDVRTDIDKPKISISDEPDTLYKHLSVLVKGHDRAVLDSYEYFAVLAAKELGISIKKVHEPPRKIERLTLLKSVHIFKKHRVQYEMRTYYRCLELQHLTGSTADVYLEYIQRNLPEGVAMEVTKTRLEQLPEHIKEPLWEMVGKEEKASKA
- the MRPS10 gene encoding small ribosomal subunit protein uS10m isoform X2, with the translated sequence MAARAALGLAWRRLWQSPGIFSLNHPKNITAKRDGFLLHTHMKWVQFSCLHMDVRTDIDKPKISISDEPDTLYKHLSVLVKGHDRAVLDSYEYFAVLAAKELGISIKKVHEPPRKIERLTLLKSVHIFKKHRVQYEMRTYYRCLELQHLTGSTADVYLEYIQRNLPEGVAMEVTKTRLEQLPEHIKEPLWEMVGKEEKASKA